CCGCAGCTCGTGCAATTCCCCATGCAGAGCAACCCACTGGGAGCTGAACCAGGGCTGGGGTGTAAAGGACCTGCGGCTCTGTGGACGGCACATGGTGTCACGAGAGCTCCGGCCCACACAGGGTCTGTTCCAGTCACCCGCTGGTGCCAGGTTGCTGGTGAAGCTGCCCCAGTTGCAGTGTTTCCCTAGACACAAGGATGCTATGATACTGCTTCATGCCTTTCTTACCCCGAGTCGGAAGCATTTTGCACAGCCTGCCTTTATTGTCTataaatggggaaactgaggcacaagacaGGCCTGGATGTCAGGAATGATGAGTGTTCTTAATAGCACCAGAAGGCAGTGGGCATTATCAGCACACAACAGCTCCAAAATCCACCTGCCAGCCTTGCCCGGCTGGCTCAGTCCAGAGCCATCGTCGTGctgtgctgcccagccccaggcAGCAGCATCCGTCTTAGACGGACAAAGGATGCTGCACCCTGGGGATCCTTCATGGGCACCCTGAGATCTTTCACTGGCACCCTGGGGATCCTGTGTCAGGACCTGCAGTGACACCGGGGAAATCCTTCTCAGACCCTCTTTGCTCAGATATGTCGTTGCTTTACAAGACAAGAATGGATGCTTGCATCCTTCCCGCACCTCTGGAAGAGATGTGGCCATGAGCAGGGTGAACACTGGGGACACTCAAATCCTGCTTCTCCTTGCAGAAGGGTTTGCAAAGCCACTGAAGTCCTCTGGCTGACTCCCACCTCACCATGATGCCTGGAACCGAAGGGGAAGAGGCTGCAATGGAGATGATTAATGCAGGCTAAAAAAAAGGGATCGCCTAAATTTAATAAGGGGCACCAGGAATTCTCCAAGATGAAATCCCACCGTTCTTCTCTGCAGAACCAGAGCAAGAAGAGCTCGCTGCTGCGGAAGTATTTGGTTTCCCTGGTTGTAATGAGGATGGAGGGCAGCCCACCAGCTGTTTCGGTGAGCGCTGCCCTGCAAATACCTCCCTGAACTGCCACCGAGATACTAAAGCCCCAGGTTTGTCTGGAGGGAAGTTTCTCATTGTAAGCATTTGGCAGGCTGCTCTCTGGTAGTTTCCAGTCCCCTCCTTGTTGGAGATGAAGTTTCCTTTTAGCTGGAGGAGAGACTTGCTCACAAATTGCTCTGACACAACACATATCCCAGCCTGGGAACCCCACTGCAGCGCACGCCGTGGAGCAGAACCCGTCTAACACCCGGCTTCGCACGCGGCTTGTGCCAAATCCCCTATCTGAAAACACAAGatgtttcctttctctccctgcaGCGGCACTTGTTATTGTTAAACACTCTCTAGGCATCACAGAGGGCCAAAATCCGAGAGGCGCCCAGCACCTGCAAACCCCGTTGACGTCAGACGCACGTGCAGGTGGCGGGTGCATCTCCCGGCCCCGCGGGGAACGCGCTGCGCAGCCCCAGCGCCGGCACTGGGAACGGAGCCTGGAGCTCGCTCTCAAAGTGCCTGTCAGCGGGCTGCAGCCTGCGTTTGTCCAGTAGCACTTTCCGTGGCCAAGGCAAAGGCAAAAGGTGTTTTATGCAAACCGAAGGGAGCATTTGAAAGCAGCGCTTGCCcaagtttgttttcaaaataatgcTGCAGTTCATGAGAAATTGTGCTATGGTGTCGATTGCATTTTATTGATGCTGCTAAGTCTGGTCAAAGCCCCTGCCTGCATTTTCATGTGTCCAAGCTCACCAGCTCTGACAACATTTTAGTTCAGGCCTTTTCCAGCTGCAGTCCCCTCTCACAGGGGAACTGGAAGCTTCATCAGGACAAACTGGGTTGGAGACACAGGGCTTGGGTTGGACCAATGCTGAAAAAATGGAGCCAATCTGACGGCGCTGGAGAGAAGGAGGATGGAGAACAGACCTCTAAGCTTGTCTCCAAGCTGTGACCTCCCTGGAGCATGTCAGCTCTCAGGCGCCCGGCCAAAGCCAGACTGTAAGGCCAAGCTCTACGTGGATGAGTTATTTGCCAGGTAAAGTTGATGGGAACCTGAACCCGTGAAACCTCTACTGGTTGGGCTCCTTCTGCGGGAGCAGGTCCCTGGAGAACATCTCCCTGGGCCAGGCCCTCTCCTCTCCGTGTGCGGTGCCCAAGCTCTTGTAGGCAGAAAGAAGTGATAAAGAAAAATTAGATCAGCCTGGTGAAAAACGTTCCCGTGGGAAATTTTGACTTTTTGTCAGAAACTCCAGCGCATTTCTTTCTCAGCCCCAAATAAGCATGAATAGGAACAAAGATTCAGTTTTGGCAGGGGAAATGGGATTACCAAAGAAAACACCCAAATTTTTGAGCAAAGCAGACACATTCTATCATTTTTCTCCCtggctggaaaaaaataaaaaaaaatccagataaaaAGAGcaaattcagtgaaaaaaattgTAATCAGTTCTcacaccactgcccagggcaaaTTCAGCTAATTTGGCTAATACATCTCCTCCCTCTCCACTGCTGCTCAGGAGGCTCTGGCCTCCTCTGGCTTCTCTCTCAAGCGGTTGAAGATCCCTCCAACATGCAGCTGGACACGTCACCACCGACCCACCgttcggcccggcccggcggacACTGCGGCCCAAGCCCTTGGGTGACCGCAAAGCCCGACTTTCTCCCGGGATTTAGGAGAGAAACCAGGGTGGGCCGATGGTCATGAGCAAGTGGGTGGGAGCTGAATAGGGTTATTGTGATCTTTATCTAGGGGGATTACTCCAGGCAGTGTGGGCTTGGCAGGGCAATGCAGTTGTTTGGGCATGGTTGGTTTTGCAGCCTGATAGGTATTGCCCCAGGGAGTGTGCAGCAGAAACGGGCCGGGGAAAATTATTTTACAGCAGCTCCATCCTTGCAAAACATTCACTTCCCAGCAAAGgcggcagaaaaagaaaaaaatgaatgattTTCGTTTGCGGCAGCCTGACACGACTAAGACTGTGCATGGTCTGAAATGCAAAGCTGGCACAAAAGTCACACATTTTACTGGAAACTGAGAACTTGTTTCTGTTTTATTGGAAGTAAATTGGAAAGGGAGAAGGATGTTAAGTGCATAGGGCCAGCATAGTAACTGAACAGACGTTTTTTCAGGAGCACTGTAGGAGCCTGCAGAGTAGACCAAGGGTCCAATAGAACCCCGAGATCATATCAAATTTTATGGCATCGCCGATAGCGGTAACTTTCTGCACACATGGAACTCGTCCCTGACTGTGGGACAGGACTGAAACCTGGGGGAGCTGAGCCCCCCGTGCTGAGCCCCGGACCTGGGAAATTATCAAGACATGGAGTCCCGTTCCCGAGCGTTGCCGGGCCGAGGGACCCGCCgggagagaagaaaagcaaacccGGAGATAAACCGGCTGTTGGCACATCCGAGCGGCACCCACCGCCTTCGCCTCCGGGAAACGGCATCTCCCCGCCGCTTCCTtcccccgctgccgccgccccggggccgcggccgcTCCGCCCGACGGGCAGCGGAGGCTCCGGCCGGGGCTGACACCGCCGCCCGCTGCCGGGACCCCCGCACCTTCCCCCGGCGCCGCTACCACGGGTGTCCCGGTGCTGCAGGACCGGGCCTCCCTCTCCCCTGCCAGATAACCCAGACTTGGCCGCTCCTCGCTGTTCGAGGCGCCGGCGAAGAAATTGCGCTCTCTGCAAGAGAGACATCTGATTGtgatttggggaggggggggggaataggagaagggaaaaaaaaaaagcccaaccctGACCGCTCGGCGATGCTTTTTTTCCTATCGTCGGAGCTGCAAATATTTTGGAAGACGGGGCCGTGATTTCCGTGTAAACaaggcggcggcagcgggcggcGCGGACGCGCCCCGCGGAGCCGTGGGGTCCCGGCGCGGAGAACCGAGCTGAGCCCACGGTGCATTGCAGACCCCGGGGCTGTGTCACCCTAGCCACCGGCACACGGCTCAGCGCAGGGGTTGGCACCGGCCCCCCGAACCGCGGCGACAAGAGGAGCGGCGGCGCACGGGGATCCCGCTGGGGACCAGGAGGTGGAAGATCGGGGGGACCCGTCGGCGGGAAGTGTGGGGGCTCAAGGGGAAAAGCACTCCAAGCTTTTCACCCTTGGCCACCCCGGACAGAGGCGAGGGACTTCCCGTCTCCCCTCGGGAGAAGGCTGGCGCTCGCTTACAGCAAGGACAGCGCGAGTTTCTCGCCCGAGAACCGGCTACTTCTCGGTTCTCCTTTGGCCCTGGGGCTCGTTCAAGTCCCGGCCGCCCCAACACGGTCCCCGGGGCCGCCCGCATGTCCTGAGCGGCGGGAGCCGAACTGCAGCGGTGGGAGCCGAACTGCCCTCCCCAGCGCCCGATCGCATTGTCAGCCCGGGGAGGACCGGAGCCCGTCCCCGTCCCGTCCGGGCACGGAGCCTCTCGGGCGAGCCGAAGGCTTTACGGCGGGGCTCTGACCGGTGTCCCGAGAACGGAGCATGGCTGCCGGCCCCGCTCCGTGCGCTGCGGGATCCTCGGCCGGGAGCTGCCCGGGACGTGGAAACCTTCCCAGCCACACAGGGCTCATCAGCGCTTTTCCGGCCACGAACGGTGTTTTCCCGGTCTCCTGAGTGTCCCTTCTCACCCTCCTGAGGAAACTTGCTGTTTCCTGACCCGCTGTTCCCTTCTCTGCGCACCAGAATCCCCCGGTAACCTCGGTCCTGCGGCCCCGGGTCCTCCGGCGTCCCCCCGCCCCACGTCTCCCGGGCTTTCGATATCTCCTGCCCCATATTCCTGTGCCTCGTcctcccctgccctgtgattctcAGTTTCCCgtgcaccctgctctgcacttcGGTGCTGTCCCCAGTGCCCTCACGGCTGCCTCAGTGTCCCCGGCCTTGCCCTGACGGGCTTCTCCGAGTCCCATCCCCTGCGCTTCCGAGTGCCTCCACATCCCCTGTTCCGCGCTTCTGGGTCGCGCGGTGTCCCCTCCTTCGCCCTACGCTCCCGGGTACCTCAGCGTCCTCGCCCTGTCCTGCTCTCCATGTCCCTGCGTGTCCCTGTCCCGCTCCCCGTGTCCCTGGATGTCCCCGCGCTGCTCGCCGTGTCCTTGGACATCCCCAtgcctttctctccctccctctgaaGGTCCCTTGCCGAGTCCTGGATGTCCCCATACCTTTTGTTCCCCGTTCCCTGACGGGTCCTGGATGTTCCCATGCTTTTCGCTCTCCAGTCCCGAAGCTCCCTTGCCGAGTCCTGGATGTCCCCACGCCTTTTCCTTCTCGTCCTTGAAGGTCCCTTGCCGAGTCCTGGATGTCCCCACGCCTTTCCCTCCCCGTCCTTTAAGGTCCCTTGCCGAGTCCTGGATGTCCCCACGTCTTTCTCTCCCCGCTTCCTGCCGAGTCCTTcgctcttccctccctctccctgccatTCCGGGGACCCCAGTGCCCTCTCCCCGTCCTTCCCCCCGTGTGTGCCCGAGTGTCAGTGTCCGCGGCGTGGGACTCACCCACGCACTCGTTGGCCTCCCGCGCCGTCGCTCTCTGCCAGGGCCGGTCGTAGTGGAAGGGCTTGCAGCGGTCGCATTCGGGGCCGGCCGTGTTGTGCTTGCAGTCGCACACCAAGCTGTCGTCGCGGTCACGGACACAGCGCGACGCGTGGCCGTTGCACTTGCATCGCCCTCCGACCTGCAAGTCGGAAACGGCGTAGAAGTAGGAGTCTCGGGCCAGCTCGGAGTCATCCTCGCTCTCGTCGCCGAAGGTGTGGAGGCGGCTGAAGGTCACCCTGATGTCGGTGGCCGTCACCCAGTCCTGCAGCACGGGCGAGTTGTCGAAGTCGTGGGCGGTGGGGCGGCCGTCCAGGGTGCTGAAGGCGATGAGGCCGCCGGAGAGGGGCCGCACGTCGGTGTGCGAGTCGGTGCAGACCGCCTCCTGCTCGTTCTGCTTGGTGATGGTGGCGCGGTTGGGCTTGTTGTACATCTTGCGGCACTGCGTGGAGTAGAACTGGAAGGGCACCCAGGTCTTGCCGTagtccatggatttgtggatggcCATGGACTCGGGGCGCGGCGAGCAGAACTGAAGGCTGACGTAGGTCACCTCGAATTTCTTGCCCAGGGAGAGGGTGAGGGTGACGTTATGGGGGTACTGGACGTAGCTGTCGGACTGCCAGCAGGTCAGGTTGTGCGGGTTGTTGAGGTCGGTGAGAAAGGAGGGCGGGTGGGCGCGCTTGGGGTCGGAGGCGTTGCAGAGGTGGCAGGACCGGACCTGCTCCTCGCCCTTCTCTGTCACCACGCAGTACCGCGACGGCGGCTTCCCGCAGGTGCTCGACACCTTCACCTCCTTCCCGAAGGCCGAGTTGACGAAGTCGGGGATGCAGCGGCGGGGCAGCCCGTGCTCGTCGTAGCAAGGGTCGGGCTGAGCCGTCTGCACGGCGAACATGCTCACGCCGTGGTAGCCGCCGCGCAGGGGCTGCGCCAGCCACGCCGCCGCCAGCAGCAGGGCCAGCGGCCCCTCCGCGCCCCTCCGCGGCATCCTGCGCAACCTCCGCGCGGCGTtggggggaaaggagggaggggagcGGCCGCTCTAAGCGCGCAGCTCCGCGGGGCGACTTGGCCGACGGACGCGGTGCAGAGGCTCGGGGAGCCCGGAGCACCGCCCGCCCCGCGGCCAGCCCCGCGGAGAAAGGGGAgaccgcggcggcggcggcaccacAAAAGTGCGGCTGGCGGCGGGGCT
The window above is part of the Patagioenas fasciata isolate bPatFas1 chromosome 18, bPatFas1.hap1, whole genome shotgun sequence genome. Proteins encoded here:
- the NTN1 gene encoding netrin-1, with product MPRRGAEGPLALLLAAAWLAQPLRGGYHGVSMFAVQTAQPDPCYDEHGLPRRCIPDFVNSAFGKEVKVSSTCGKPPSRYCVVTEKGEEQVRSCHLCNASDPKRAHPPSFLTDLNNPHNLTCWQSDSYVQYPHNVTLTLSLGKKFEVTYVSLQFCSPRPESMAIHKSMDYGKTWVPFQFYSTQCRKMYNKPNRATITKQNEQEAVCTDSHTDVRPLSGGLIAFSTLDGRPTAHDFDNSPVLQDWVTATDIRVTFSRLHTFGDESEDDSELARDSYFYAVSDLQVGGRCKCNGHASRCVRDRDDSLVCDCKHNTAGPECDRCKPFHYDRPWQRATAREANECVACNCNLHARRCRFNMELYKLSGRKSGGVCLNCRHNTAGRHCHYCKEGFYRDLSKPISHRKACKECDCHPVGAAGQTCNQTTGQCPCKDGVTGITCNRCAKGYQQSRSPIAPCIKIPAAPPTTAASSTEEPADCDSYCKASKGKLKINMKKYCKKDYAVQIHILKAEKNADWWKFTVNIISVYKQGSNRIRRGDQTLWIHSKDIACKCPKIKPMKKYLLLGNNEDSPDQSGIIADKTSLVIQWRDTWARRLRKFQQREKKGKCKKA